The Marinomonas sp. CT5 genome contains the following window.
CTAGTGCGGCGTTTGCACCAGAACCCATGGAGATGACAATTTGCTTGTAAGGCGCGGTGGTCACATCACCAGCGGCAAATACACCTGGGATAGAGGTTTCGCCATGAGCATTAACGATGATTTCACCACGGTTGCTCAGCTCCAATGTTTCCTTCAAGAACTCACTGTTTGGCACCAAGCCAATCTGTACGAAGATGCCGGCCACGTCGACAAGGTGAGACTCGTCGGTTAATCGATCTGTGTATTTTAGGCCGATTACTCGTTGTCCATCTCCCATGACTTCTGTGGTCATCGCGTTTTTGATGATGGTGACATTTGGCAAGGATTGCGCTTTTTTAACCAAAACATCGTCGGCACGTAAGGTGTCACTAAATTCCAGTACGGTCACGTGCTCTGTGATGCCAGCAAGGTCGATTGCGGCTTCAATGCCTGAGTTACCACCACCGATAACGGCTGTCTTTTTGCCTTTGAACAATGGACCATCACAGTGTGGGCAGTAAGCAACACCCTTGTTACGGTATTCTTGTTCACCTGGCACATTCATTTCTCTCCAGCGTGCTCCCGTTGCTAAGACCACAGATTTACTTTGTAGAATGGCACCGTTTTCCAATTCCACTTCGATGAATTCTTTCTTTTCGAGGCGAACGGCTTTTTGCAATTTCATTAGATCCACATCGTAATCTAGTACGTGTTGCTCAAGACCTGCGACCAATTTTGGACCGTCTGTGGCTTTGACGGAAATAAAGTTTTCAATGGCCATGGTATCACTGACTTGACCACCAAAACGTTCTGCCACGACACCTGTGCGGATGCCTTTACGAGCGGCGTAAATAGCGGCGGCTGCGCCAGCTGGACCACCACCAACAACCAACATGTCGTAGGGCGCTTTTTCAGCCAATGCGGCGGCTTGTTTGTCAGCGGCGCCAGTGTCTACTTTGTTAACGATTTCCGCCAATGTCATGCGACCTTGGCCGAATAATTCGCCATTTAGGTACACAGAAGGCACGGCCATGATGTTGCGCTCGTTCACTTCGTCTTGGAACATGGAACCGTCGATCATGGTCGCGGTGATGTTAGGGTTTAGTACCGCCATTAGGTTGACGGCTTGCACAACGTCTGGACAGTTGTGGCATGAGAGGGAAATGTACACCTCGAAATTTAATTTAGAGTCCAGAGACTTAATTTGCTCTAGAGTTTCTTGCGCGGCTTTTGATGGGTGGCCGCCAGCTTGTAAAAGTGCGAGGACGAGAGAAGTAAACTCGTGACCCATTGGGATGCCAGCAAAGCTCACTCGTGGTGTCTCTCCCTTTGGCGCAATAGCCATCAAAGGTGCACGACCAGTCGAATGTTCATTGACTGTTAATGTAATTTTGTCGCTTTTTAGCTCGGT
Protein-coding sequences here:
- the ahpF gene encoding alkyl hydroperoxide reductase subunit F produces the protein MLEANLKQQLDTYLQNIVNPIEITVSTNGSAKSNELLELAREITELKSDKITLTVNEHSTGRAPLMAIAPKGETPRVSFAGIPMGHEFTSLVLALLQAGGHPSKAAQETLEQIKSLDSKLNFEVYISLSCHNCPDVVQAVNLMAVLNPNITATMIDGSMFQDEVNERNIMAVPSVYLNGELFGQGRMTLAEIVNKVDTGAADKQAAALAEKAPYDMLVVGGGPAGAAAAIYAARKGIRTGVVAERFGGQVSDTMAIENFISVKATDGPKLVAGLEQHVLDYDVDLMKLQKAVRLEKKEFIEVELENGAILQSKSVVLATGARWREMNVPGEQEYRNKGVAYCPHCDGPLFKGKKTAVIGGGNSGIEAAIDLAGITEHVTVLEFSDTLRADDVLVKKAQSLPNVTIIKNAMTTEVMGDGQRVIGLKYTDRLTDESHLVDVAGIFVQIGLVPNSEFLKETLELSNRGEIIVNAHGETSIPGVFAAGDVTTAPYKQIVISMGSGANAALGAFDYLIRN